The following coding sequences are from one Vulpes vulpes isolate BD-2025 chromosome 12, VulVul3, whole genome shotgun sequence window:
- the VAMP3 gene encoding vesicle-associated membrane protein 3 isoform X1, protein MSAGATPGSSAASGSNRRLQQTQNQVDEVVDIMRVNVDKVLERDQKLSELDDRADALQAGASQFETSAAKLKRKYWWKNCKMWVIGIVVVVIIIIIIIVSSGTLQNVERSHQ, encoded by the exons AT GTCTGCAGGTGCAACCCCAGGGTCAAGTGCTGCCTCTGGCAGCAACCGAAGACTTCAGCAGACACAAAATCAAGTAGATGAG GTGGTGGACATCATGAGAGTCAATGTGGATAAGGTGTTGGAAAGAGATCAGAAGCTCTCAGAGTTAGATGATCGTGCAGACGCGCTACAGGCAGGAGCATCCCAATTTGAAACAAGTGCTGCCAAGTTGAAGAGAAAATATTGGTGGAAGAATTGCAAG ATGTGGGTGATAGGGATTGTCGTCgtggtcatcatcatcatcatcatcatcg TATCCTCAGGCACTCTACAGAATGTAGAGAGAAGCCACCAGTAG
- the VAMP3 gene encoding vesicle-associated membrane protein 3 isoform X2: MSAGATPGSSAASGSNRRLQQTQNQVDEVVDIMRVNVDKVLERDQKLSELDDRADALQAGASQFETSAAKLKRKYWWKNCKMWVIGIVVVVIIIIIIIVWNVSP; this comes from the exons AT GTCTGCAGGTGCAACCCCAGGGTCAAGTGCTGCCTCTGGCAGCAACCGAAGACTTCAGCAGACACAAAATCAAGTAGATGAG GTGGTGGACATCATGAGAGTCAATGTGGATAAGGTGTTGGAAAGAGATCAGAAGCTCTCAGAGTTAGATGATCGTGCAGACGCGCTACAGGCAGGAGCATCCCAATTTGAAACAAGTGCTGCCAAGTTGAAGAGAAAATATTGGTGGAAGAATTGCAAG ATGTGGGTGATAGGGATTGTCGTCgtggtcatcatcatcatcatcatcatcg TGTGGAATGTTTCCCCATGA